The DNA region CAGCGACAACATCCTGACCTACGCGAACATGATTCGCACCCGCGACGGCGGCACGCCGCTGACCGGGTTCAAGACCGCCTACACGCGCATCCTGAACAAGTACGCCAAGGACAAGAACCTGATCAAGGCGGGCAACCCGGTGCCCAGCGGCGACGACCTGCTCGAAGGTATCTACTGCGTCGTCAGCGTCAAACTGGGCGAGCCGCAGTTCGAGTCGCAGGCCAAGGTCAAGCTGCTCAACAGCGAAGCCCAGACTGCCGTGAACGCCATCGTGGGCGAGAAGTTCGCGGAGTTCCTCGAAGAGAATCCCAAGATCGGCAAGACCATCGTGGAGAAGGCGGCCGAGGCGGCCCGCGCCCGCGAGGCGGCCCGCAAGGCCCGCGACATCGTGCGCCGTTCCAACCCGCTGGAAAACGACGACCTGCCCGGCAAGCTGGCCGACTGCTCCTCACAGGACCCCTCGGAGTCCGAGCTGTTCATCGTGGAGGGCATCTCGGCAGGCGGCTCGGCCAAGGGCGGGCGCGAGCGCCGCTTCCAGGCGATCCTGCCCCTGCGCGGCAAGATCCTGAACGTCGAGAAGTCCGAGCTGAACAAGATCCTGAAAAACGCCGAGATCCGGGCGCTGATCGGGGCCATCGGCGCGGGCGTGGAGGGCACCGGGGACCGGATGCACTTCGACCTCTCCAACCTGCGCTACCACAAGATCATCATCATGACCGACGCGGACATGGACGGCGGGCACATCGCTACTTTGCTGCTGACGTTCTTCTACCGCTACATGCGCCCGGTCGTGGAGCAGGGCTACCTCTACATCGCGCAGCCCCCCCTCTACCGCATCATGGTGGGCCGCGAGAAAAAGGGCACCTACCTCTACACCGAGGAAGAACTCAAAACGCACGTGGCCCGCGCCAACAAGGAAGGCAAGAAGTACGAGATTCAGCGCTTCAAGGGGCTGGGCGAGATGAACGCCGACCAGCTGTGGGACACCACCATGAACCCCGAGACGCGGGCGCTGAAACAGGTCAAGGTGGAAGACCTGATCGTGACCAACGAGATTTTCGAGGACCTGATGGGTTCGGAAGTCGCGCCGCGCAAGAAGTTCATTCAGGACAACGCGCGCTTCGCCGAGATCAGCGTGTAAGCGGCACCAAGCAGCGAAGCCCGCCCCACTTGCACGGGGCGGGCCTTTGCTTGCGGCCTTCAACCGTTCAGCCTGCGCGCCAGCCCCGCCGGGTCGTCCACGAACAGCGAGAAGCGGCGGCCCCGGCGGGTCAGGCCGAAGGGACCGCGCAGGGTCACGTCCCCCCGCAGCGTGAGCGTCACGTTGGGCGGCGTGACGAGGGTCAGCCGCATGGCCTGGGCGTCCCGGCCGGGGGCGGCTCCCTCCACCAGCCTCAGCGGCACACTGGCCGACCACAGCAGGCCCTGACTGAGCCGGAGATGCTCCCCGGACACGGCCAGCGGAAAGCGCCCGAAGCTGCGGCTCAGCGCGAGGAGCCAGAGGGTGAACAGGCCGTCGGCGGCCGTGAACAGCCACGCCCAGCCCCCGTCGCCCTTCTGTCCCAGCGCAGCGTGGAGGCCGAGATGCAGCGGCAGTTCGGAGGCGAGATACAGCCACACGTAGACCTCGCGCCCGGCCCGCTGATGGGTCGTGAACACCTCCGCGCCGGGCGGCACCTGCGCGTCCCGCCGCCACAGCCCCGGCCACAGCAGCGAGTCGTGCGCGAGGCTGGCCGCGACCGGGTGGGGCAGGAAGCGGGCGAGGGAGTCGGTGCGGCGCTCCAGTGGGGTCGCGTGGGGGCCGGTCACATTCGGGCGACGGCTGTGCCCCCAGACGCCCACGCCCAGCAGCCCTGCCCCCACCCAGAGCGGCCCCCGCCAGCCGGGCAGGACCGCTCCCGCGAGCGAGAGGCCCAGCATCAGCGTCAGGGTCGCCTGCTCCGGCCCGAACCCTCTGCGCCGCTGCGTGATCCACCCCAGCCCCAGCGCCGAGACGGTCAGGTCAAACAACACCGCCGCCGAGACCCATCCAGCGGCGGCTGGCCGGGCATCGGGCGGCAGCACCCCCAGGAAGGGCGCGAGCAGAACCAGCGCGGCCAGCGCGACCCCCAGTTGCAGGGTGAGGGGACTGACCGCCGGGCGAAGCAGGGTCAAGGGTGACATGAATCACCCTAATCGGCGGGGCCGGGTCAGGCGTCCCGACAACGTCAGCCCCACCCTGCGGCCCACTCCACGAAGGCCGTCAGGTCCGCGTATTGCCGCTCCAGGCTGGGACGGTGGACGTACATCATGTGCCCGGCCTCGTAGAAGGTCTCGCGCAGGTTGCCGCGCAGGCTGGGGTCGAGGCCGAGGTGATCGAGGGTGTGCCGGGCCGCGTGGTACGGCGTGGCGAAGTCGAAGTAGCCCGACGCCACCAGCACCTTGAGGTGCCCATTCTGGTGCATCGCCTTGCGAAGGGTGTCCGAGACGCGCACGTGCCTGTTCTCGAACTCCTGGTAGCTCCAGGGCCGCACCCGTCCGGTCAGGATCTCGTAGGGAAGGTCGGACTCGAAGCCCAGTTCGGCGCGGACATAGTGGTTCATCGCCGCCGAGTACGGCCCCAGGATCGCGCTGAGGCTGGGGTCGGACTCATAGCTCTCGCCGCCGGAGTCGCGGTCCAGGCCAGTAAAGCGGCTGTCGAGGCGTCCCACCGTGCGGCCCTCCTCGCGCAGCAGCTCCTTGC from Deinococcus budaensis includes:
- a CDS encoding DNA topoisomerase subunit B encodes the protein MTQTHEYDASSISILKGLEAVRKRPGMYVQGGTGVDGYHQLLTEIIDNAIDEGLGGFADEVHVIMHADGSATVTDNGRGIPVDLMKSENRPAIEVIFTELHAGGKFGGGAYKVSGGLHGVGSSVVNALSTYLDVTVNKGGQLHHIRFERGEVVTPLEVLGKTPADVTWSTQVTFHPDPTVFSEFENLFGYDRIRGRLRELAYLTGLRIVVRDERTELHAGEIREEVFHEEGGIANFARALVTDDTKLLYDQPIVMRGTHLDVEVEVAFIHANTYSSDNILTYANMIRTRDGGTPLTGFKTAYTRILNKYAKDKNLIKAGNPVPSGDDLLEGIYCVVSVKLGEPQFESQAKVKLLNSEAQTAVNAIVGEKFAEFLEENPKIGKTIVEKAAEAARAREAARKARDIVRRSNPLENDDLPGKLADCSSQDPSESELFIVEGISAGGSAKGGRERRFQAILPLRGKILNVEKSELNKILKNAEIRALIGAIGAGVEGTGDRMHFDLSNLRYHKIIIMTDADMDGGHIATLLLTFFYRYMRPVVEQGYLYIAQPPLYRIMVGREKKGTYLYTEEELKTHVARANKEGKKYEIQRFKGLGEMNADQLWDTTMNPETRALKQVKVEDLIVTNEIFEDLMGSEVAPRKKFIQDNARFAEISV